Genomic window (Streptomyces sp. TG1A-60):
TCCCATCCCCTCGACGCGGTCCGGCACCACTCGCATCCCGCCCGCACCCGGACCCACCGTCACAACGGCCGGCTCCGGCTCCGGCTCCGGCTCCGGCTCCGGCTCCGGCTCCGGCTCCGGCTCCGGCTCCGGCTCCGGCTCCGGCTCCGGCGACACGATGCCCGGCGGTCGCCGTCCACCATCAGTGGCCTCGGCCCACTGCCCGAACACCACCTCGGCGGCCTCCAACCGGGCGACCTCCGTTTCGAGTTCACCCAGCTCCTTGCGCAGCAGCTCGGCACGTTTCGCCAGCTCAAGCCGCCGCTCGATCGTCCACGCCAGCACGTCCGTCATGAACATCCCTCCCAGCGCAGAACCTACGCGGCGACCCCCGAACCTCACTCCAGAACCCACGAGAACACCTGCGCCAGACGATCTCGTGCTAACGATCACCCCACCTGCCAGCGTGAGGACCTCACCGACCCATCACACCAGCCCCACTGAACTGCGGAAACGAGCTTGGCGGAGCCTCAGTGGGTTTCCTGGTGGGACGCTGGGGCCTTCGACGCCGAGGTGGTCGGGAGATACCTCGATGAGCACCGAGCACGGTTCGACCTGTTCGACCCGCAGTCGCCTTTCATGCAGGTGGGAGGGCTGGAAGCGCTCAACGGAAAGACGAAGACCGCAGCTCTGCTGCTCCCGCACATCGCCAGCGGGAACAATGTGCCGCTGTTCTCGGCCGAACGCGATGACCAGCCGGCCGCGTTGTCTCCGGCTCAGGCCGCACGGTGGCTGCTGCACGCCCATGCCTGGGACACCGCGGCGATCAAGACCGGAGCCGTGGGCGACGACCAGGCCGTCAGGGGCAAGACGCTGTCCAACCCTGTCGGATCGCTCGGCCAGCTCGGCGTGGTCATGCCCATGGGACCCACGCTGTGGCATTCCCTGATGTGCAACCTTCTGCCTCTCACCAGCTCTGAGGCCGGGGGACGGACTTGCCGGTGTGGGAACGTCCCCCTCTGTCGGCGCAGTGGTCGCAGCGGGCGCCGCAAGGACGGCTCGAGCTGTTCACCTGGCCTGCACGCCGTATCCGTCTGGTCCCCGAACCCGCCCCGGAAGTACCGGGGCAGTTCGTGGTGCGACAGGTCGTGGTGTGTGGTGGGGACCGGCTCTCGTTGGAGACCGGTCAGGACCTTCGAGCATGGATGCGCAGTGAACCGCATTCGGCGTGGAAGCGCAGTTCGAACCTGGAGAAGAAGCGCAGCTTCCCCTTGGTGTACTGGCCCGTGCGCCACCAGGTTGAGCGGCAGCTGTGGCGCGGGCTGGGCCCGCTTCTGGCACGCGCGGAGCCGACCACCGCATCAGCAGTCCGGGACGCGCCGACGTTCCAGGGTCCTGCGGTGCTGTCTCAGCTGGGCAGCAGAGCACGCATGACAGCCCTGAAAGGCATGCCTCTGCACGTTCTCGCGGTCGGCTTCGAGTACGGCAACCAGAGCGCGGTGATCAACGAGGCGTACGGGGACGTGCTCCCTCTGCCCGTGATCGTTCTTTCCGCCCAAAGTGACGAGTGGCGCCACGCCGTGCTCGACGCGGTCAGGGCTACCGCCGCTGCCGTGCACGCGCTCGCGAAGCTAGCCGAGAACCTGGCAGTCGCCTCGGGGTGCCGCCCTTCCGAGGAGGGACTGCTGGCCGGGCACCGGGAGCGCGCCCGAGAGACCGCGTACGCCGCCCTGGACACACCATTCCGACGGTGGCTGTCCTCACTAACCGAGAGCGACGCCGACATCGATCAAACCCTCGATCTATGGGCGAACGAGGTCCGGACCATCATCCGGGCCAGGTCCGGCACGCTCCTGAACGCCACCAGCCCGTCAGCGTGGCATGGCCACGAAACAGAGGACGGCCAGGTCATGGACGCGTCCCTCGCAGAAATCTACTTCCACAGTGCTCTGCACAAAGCACTGCACGAACTTCTCGCCCCTGAAGACGACCCGGACGACCTGGAGCCACCCACGCCATGACCACGACCAGCAACAAGAAGCCCTCCACCGAGCCACCTGCATGGCACAAACGCCTCGTCACCCAGCTCCGGGCCATCGACCGGGACCCGGGACTTGCCGCCGCCTGCCGCCGAGGACGCAACAGGGAGCCCCTCGACGAACTGGACATGCACCAGCCCATCTCCTACGTACTGGAGGGCAACGAAAACACACCGCTCGCCGAGTACGTGCCCTCATGGCAGCGCGACGAGGTCATCGCAGCCGTTCACCACACCCTCGCCCTGTACGCGTGCCACGCGCAGTCCAAGTCCACCTCGGTGCACCGAGACGGCATCTCCCTGGGGGCAGCCATCCGCAGCCTGCAGAACGCAATGCCGTCGAAGGACGGCGCGTCCAGGCGCTTTCGCGCTGCCCAAGGCGCCGACTCGACGACCGAGCTGACCAGCCACGTGCGCTTCCTCGTCTCGCTCATGCGCACCTACAACGTGACTCTCGACTACGTCGCGCTGGCCGACGCCCTCGCAGCCTGGCACTCCCCCGCCCGGCGACAGGGCCTCAAGCGCATCTGGGGCATGGACTTCCACCGCACCCCTCACAAGCCCACCGACGCAACCACCGAACCGATCAAGGAGTAGCGCCATGGCCTTCCTCGACCTCCACATCCTTCAGAACGTACCGCCCTCCAACATCAACCGGGACCAGGACGGCAGCCCCAAGACTGCCGTCTTCGGCGGAGTCAGGCGCGCACGCGTCTCCTCCCAGGCGTGGAAGCGTGCCGCCCGCACCGCGTTCGAGGCAGACGGAGCCCTGGCCGGGGAGGACGCCGTCCGTACCAGGCAACTCCCCCAGATGATCGCGGACGAACTCACACAGAAGACACCGGCCCTCGCCGGCAAGGCGGATGCCATCGGCATGGCAGCGGCGTTCGCGATGTTCAAGGTCGCCGCGAAAAAGCCCTCTGCGAAGAAGGATTCCACCGGCGCACCGGCCGAAGACCGGCCCGTCACCGAATACCTCCTCTTCCTCGGCCGCACCCAGATCAGCACCGTCGTCGACGCCCTGGCCACCGAGGTCGACGCCCTCGCCACCGCGAGCACCGACAAGAAGATCGCGGACATCGTGGGATCGCTGGGTCTGAAAGAGATGGGTGTGACGGCTCACCCCGGCGCAGTGGCGCTCTTCGGCCGGATGGTCGCCAACTCGCCGGACACCGGAGTGGACGCCGGCTGCCAGGTCGCGCACGCCATCTCCACCCACGAAGCGATCACCGAGTTCGACTACTTCACCGCCGTCGACGACATGCAGAAGGAGGACAACAAAGGCGCCGGCATGATCGGGTCCCTGGAGTTCAACTCCGCGACCCTCTACCGCTACGCCACCCTCGACCTGCGCACCCTGCACGCCAACCTCGACAACGACCACGACAGCACCGTGAAGTCCGCCCTCGGCTTCGTACGCGCCTTCACCTCAAGCATGCCCACCGGCAAGGCCAACACCTTCGCCCACCACACCCGCCCCGAAGCCATCGTCCTCAGCCTCCGCGAAGACCGCCCCGTCAGCCACGTCGACGCCTTCGAACGCCCCATCGCCCGCAGCTCCGACGGCTACCTCACCGCATCCGTCGAGGCCCTGTTCACGCACATCCACGACGCAGACGAACAGTGGGGCGACGCCCCGGCCTGGTCCGCCGCCGTCTACCCCTCCGCGCTGCGCAACACCAGCCCTAATCTGCCTGCGCCCACGACGTGGAAGACCGCCCTCGACGAGGCTCAGAAGGCGATCACCGCGGCACTGCCCAAGGCTCCGACGACATGAGCGTCCTGATCCTGCGGCTCGCCGGCCCCCTGCAGTCCTGGGGCATCGAAAGCCGGCACACCATCCGAGCCACCCTCCCCTACCCCAGCAAGTCGGGCGTCATCGGGCTCCTGGCAGCCGCCTGCGGCATCCCCAGAGACTGCAGTGCCTCGCAAACCACCGGCCTCACCCTCGCCGACCTCGCCCCCCTCCGCCTCGCAGCACGCGCGGACCAGCCCGGCGAACTCCTCGTGGACTACCACACCGTCAGCGGCGCCTCCCACGCCCCCACCGACCCCGTCCAGCAACGCCTGCCCAAAGCCGACAACGGCCGACTGCAGGTCAAGGAATCCACCAAGATCACCCGACGCCACTACCTGAGCGACGCCGTCTTCACCGCCTACCTCGAAGGCGACGCGGAGACACTCGCCACTGCGGCACGCGCCCTCCAACGGCCCCGGTTCCCTCCCTTCCTCGGCCGCCGCTCCTGCCCGCCCAGCAAACCCCTACTCATCGGGCTCCAACACCAGACCTGCCTCGACGACGCACTGCGCGCCACACCTTGGCAGGCCAGCGACCGGACGATCGCCCGCCACCACGCCCGAGGACAGTCCAGCATCAGCCTGGACACCGTCATCGAAGATCCAGCAGGGACCGACGTCCTGCCCGACCAGCCGCTCCCGCCGACCACTCCCTTCCGGCGCCGGTACACCGAACGCCCCATCAGACACGGGCACATCACCCTGCCCCTGTCGACCCACAAAGCTGCCCACGACCCCTTCGACCTGCTCGGCTGACAGGACCCGCCATGTACCTCACCCGCGCCTACATCAACCCCCGCCGCCAAGGCGCCATCAAACTCATCGGCAACCCACGAGCCCTCCACGCCCTCATCATGGGCTGCTTCCCCGACCAACCCCCCACCCCACCAGGCCAAACACCACCCCGAATCCTCTGGCGCCTCGACAGCGACGACACCCGCCGCCCCACCCTGTGGACCGTCTCGCCCACCCGCCCCGACTTCACCCAGCTCATCGAAGACGCCGGATGGCCCGCCGCCGAAACACCCCAATGGGAAACAAAGACCTACACCCCACTCCTCAACCACATCCAAAAAGGCCAGCGCTACGCCTTCCGCCTCACCGCATCCCCCACACACCGCACCGCCTCCCCCGGCCCCAACCAACGCGGGCGCCGCCTCCCCCACACCACCACACACAACCAACTGCGCTGGCTCACCGAACGCGCAGAACGAAACGGCTTCACCATCCCCCTGGCCGGCAACTCCGACGACCTCGGACCCGACGGCGCAATCCCCCTGCAACTCCAACTACAACACCGCGGCAAGAACACCTTCGACAAACTCGACCACCAGGACAAACGCATCCGCGTCGCCCTCACCACAGCCACCTACGAAGGAGCCCTCCACGTCACCGACCCCGACGCCCTCCGCGCCCTCCTCACCACCGGCATCGGCCAAGGCCGCGCCTACGGCTGCGGCCTCCTCACTCTCGCCCGCCTTCCAGAACCCACGCAAAGAAACGGCAAAGCCATCCGGTAAGCGCAGGCCACAAAAGGTCCGCTCCGCGTACGCGGAGATGCTCCGTCCCTCATACCGTCGCTCCGTTGTCGGCAGCGGTCCGCTCCGCGTACGCGGAGATGCTCCGCCGCGGTGGCAGCAACCGACACGGCCAATGTCGTCCGCTCCGCGTACGCGGAGATGCTCCGCAGGGCAAGCGGCTGCGGGCCGAGCCGATCGCGGGCGCTCCGCGCAGGCGGAGATGTTCCGGACCCAGAATCCGTTGCCGTGGACTACTCCGCGCACGCGGAAATGTCCCGTTGTCTAGCGGCTCTTCCCAGCGATAAGGGTCGTCCGCTCCGCGTAAGCGGAGACATTCCGCTCCTGCCCGGCCGGCAGCGCACAGCTGACGTGTCCGCTCCGCATACGCGGAGATACCCCGATGTTCGCCGCCGCGACCATCAAGGTGATTCTGTCCGCTCCGCGTATGCGGAGACACACCGCTGTACGGGTCCGCGTCCCAGAATCTGGACGAATCCGCTCCGTGTACGCGGAGATGCTCGGCGCTTGACATCGCGTCCCCGTCGAAGGTCACGTCCGCTCCGTATACAGCGGAGATGCTCCGTCGTTCCACTTCCAGATCAGGTAGTTGATGACGTCCGCTCCGCGCACGCGGAGATGGTCCGCTGGCGGAGTCCATCGAGCTCCTAGCCGGCAATCGACTCCGCGAACGCGGAGATATTCCGTGGGCCTGCTCGACCGGGCTCGCGCGGCCACCGGTTCGCTCCGCGAACGCGGAAATGCTCCGTCCAGGTAGACCTCCGCTTTTTGGATCATGGCGTCCGCTCCACGTACGCGGAGATGCTCCGCGCTGGACCACCATGGGCTCGGTGGTCCGGTGGTTCACTCAGCATGCGCGGAGATGTTCCGTAGTTCTTCCAGACGACGGAGTCCTTAGCGTGATCCGCTCCGCATACGCGGAGATGCTCCGCACTGTGCGGCGTTGAGTGGGAGGATCCGTACGTCCGCTCCGCGCACGCGGAGGTTTTCCGGACCCCCGCGCCGTCGTAGCCCTGCTGCCCGCACTTCGCTCCGCCTACGCGGAGATACGCCGTTCGGCTCGCTGTTGAACTTGAGGGAGCCCTCGTCCGCTCCGCGTACACGGAGATGCCCCGTCGTGCAGTCCTCGACGTACAGGCCCGCGTCCGCTCCGCGCACGCAGAGATGTTCCGGCGGGTATCCTCGGCCAGACCGCTGGTACGACGTCTGCTCCGCGTCGGCGGAGATGCTCCGATGGCGAACTTCCTGACGGTCTACGGGGGTGGGTCCGCTCTGCGTAAGCGGAGATGCTCCATCCTCGACCATGCACGGATGAATCGGCACGCGGTCCCCTCCGCGTACGCGGAGATTTTCCGTAGAACCGGCAGTAGGTAGAGTTCGGCGCAGTGGCCGCTCGGCGTATGTGGAGATGTTCCGTGGGGCGCGACCTACCATCGGTTGGACGCCGCCATCCGCTCCGCAAACGCGGAGTTGCTCCGTCGATGGCCGCCTTCGCCTCGCACACGATCGGGCCTCCGCGTACGCGGAGGTGTTCCGTACCAGGCGTCCGATTCCTTGCCGCCCTGGATGTTTGCTCCGCGTGCGCGGAAGCGTTCCAGAGCGCCCGACGCGTCAAAGGACGTGCAGGCAGATCGCTCCGTAAATTGCGGAGGTGCTCCTTCCATAAGGTTGTCGACGACGATCACAGCCGGTTTCGCTCCGCGTACGCGGAGATACTTCGACCAACCAGCGCAACATCCAGGCTCGGTTCAAGTCCGCTCCGCGAACGCGGAGATGCTCCGTGGACCTCGGCGTAGGTGGACTGCCACAGCAGGGACCGCTCCGCGAACGCGGAGATGCTCCGGGGTCCGGCGTCCACGCCCCTGTGCAGACAAGTCCGCTCCGAGTAGCGGAGATGCTCCGTATATGGCGTTCGGGTCGTCGAAGGTGGCGGCTTCCGCTCCGCGTACGCGGAGATGCTCCGCGTGCTCTATGGGCGATGCCCCGGCGAGAGGCGTCCGCTCCGTAGACGCGGAGATATTCCGGAGAACCTGACGGGCGTAGCGCGCACTTTCGCTCCGCCAGGCGGAGATGTTCCGATGGTCTCCTGGACGTACTCCGGGGCCGGGGAGCTCGCTCCGCGAATGCGGAGATGTTCCGGACCCCCGCGCCGTCGTGGCCTTGCTGCCTGCGTACGCGGAGGTACTCCGTCGTAGACCATGGCGCGGATGGCACGTGCTGGTTCGCTTCGCGGTCGCGGAGATGCTTCGATGGTGATGCCCGTCGAGATGATCGTCCTGATGTTCGCTCCGCGTAGGCGGAGGTGCTCCAAAGGTAGTGACGATGCCCTCCGCGAACGCGTGGTTCGCTCCGCGTGCGCGGAGATGCCCAGGCCGTTGAGATCACCGAGCAGGCACGGCCGACATCCGCTCTGTGTTCGCGGAGATATTCCGGACCGGATGACTGGTCCACGGCGGCAGTCGGTCCCGCTCCGCGCATGCGGAGATGTTCCGTCGTACACGTCTAGGGCCTCGCGGATAGGCTGGTCTGCTCCGCGCACGCTGAGATGCTTCGGCGAACATCGGCGACCGCGCCCGCGGCGCCTCGTCCGCTCGGCGCAAGCGGAGATGTTCCGGACCCCGAATTCGTTGCCGTGGACTACTCCGGATCCGCGCCGCGCACGCGGAGATGCTCCGTAGACGCCGCTGTCAGTGCTGTGCCGTACCGTGTCCGCTCCGCGTATGCGGAGATGCTCCGGCGCTGGGGATCCACTCGCCGTCGCGCTTGATGTCCGCTCCGCGCACGCAGAGATACTCCGGGCGACGTCCTTACCTTCCCGCACCCTCTGTTGCCCGCTCCGCCTACGCGGAGATACTCCGACCAACCAGCGCAACATCCAGGCTCGTGCAAGTCCGCTCCGCGTACGCGGAGATGCCGGTGACGGCGCCGGCGGTGGAGTAGATGCCGTCCGCTCCGCGTAGGCGGAGATGCTCCTTGGGTCGACATCACCGCGGTGTTCGACAGCACGTCCGCTCCGCGTCGGCGGAGATGCTCCGTTGATGCCGTTACCGTCGACCTGGGCGTTGTGGTCCGCTCCGCGTACGCGGAGATGCTCCGGCGACCTACCCGGACGAGGCGCTCCAGATGTCGTCCGCTCCCGCGCACGCGGTGATGCTCCGCGGTTCTCATGACGGAGTTGTTGTCAGCTCCGCGTACGTGGAGGTGCTCCGTCTGTGGAGGTGAGGCGGGTGATGGCCTTGTCGTCCGCTCTGCGTACGCGGAGACACTCCGGAAGAGGGCCGGAAGCGCCGCATCGCGGCCGTGTCCGCTCTGCGTACGCGGAGATACTCCGGACCCCGAGTTCGTCGCCGTGGACTACTCGGGATCCGCTCCGCGTACGCGGAGATGCTCCGGCGTACCAGTGGTGTGGGAACGGGAGCCCGAAGTTCGCTCCGCGCATGCGGAGATGATCCCAGCCATCCGCGTGCGTCAATGGGCCGTCCCGAGTGTCGCTCCGTGTAGACGGAGATACTCCCATCATGGTGCCTACGGGAAGCTCGTCCCATCCGTCCGATCCGCATACGCCGAGGTGTTCCTCCATGAGGTTGTCGAAGACGATCACCGCCGGTCTCGCTCCGCGTACGCGGAGATGTTCCGTACCAGGCGTCCGAGTCGTCCCCTCCCTGGACGTTTGCTCCGCGTGGGCGGAGGTGTTCCGGCGAACTGACGGCAGCGCGCCACGAAGGCCAGGTTCGCTGCGCGTACGCGCAGATGGCCCGATGAACGGCAGCCGCACGCGGTAGCAGTTCAGGTTCGCTCCGCGTACGCGGATATGTTTCGTACCTCGAACGCCCGCTCACCGAGCAGGCCGAGTCCGCTCCGCGTACGCGGAGGTGCTCCGTCGGATCCGTGGACCTTCCCGCCAGTTCCAGAGTCCGCTCCGCGTACGCGGAGATGCTCCGACCCGCGGCCACCTCTTCCAGGATGCGGAGACGCCCGCTCCGCCTACGCGGAGATGCTCCGGCGCGTGCTTCCTC
Coding sequences:
- the casB gene encoding type I-E CRISPR-associated protein Cse2/CasB → MTTTSNKKPSTEPPAWHKRLVTQLRAIDRDPGLAAACRRGRNREPLDELDMHQPISYVLEGNENTPLAEYVPSWQRDEVIAAVHHTLALYACHAQSKSTSVHRDGISLGAAIRSLQNAMPSKDGASRRFRAAQGADSTTELTSHVRFLVSLMRTYNVTLDYVALADALAAWHSPARRQGLKRIWGMDFHRTPHKPTDATTEPIKE
- the cas7e gene encoding type I-E CRISPR-associated protein Cas7/Cse4/CasC; this encodes MAFLDLHILQNVPPSNINRDQDGSPKTAVFGGVRRARVSSQAWKRAARTAFEADGALAGEDAVRTRQLPQMIADELTQKTPALAGKADAIGMAAAFAMFKVAAKKPSAKKDSTGAPAEDRPVTEYLLFLGRTQISTVVDALATEVDALATASTDKKIADIVGSLGLKEMGVTAHPGAVALFGRMVANSPDTGVDAGCQVAHAISTHEAITEFDYFTAVDDMQKEDNKGAGMIGSLEFNSATLYRYATLDLRTLHANLDNDHDSTVKSALGFVRAFTSSMPTGKANTFAHHTRPEAIVLSLREDRPVSHVDAFERPIARSSDGYLTASVEALFTHIHDADEQWGDAPAWSAAVYPSALRNTSPNLPAPTTWKTALDEAQKAITAALPKAPTT
- the cas5e gene encoding type I-E CRISPR-associated protein Cas5/CasD gives rise to the protein MSVLILRLAGPLQSWGIESRHTIRATLPYPSKSGVIGLLAAACGIPRDCSASQTTGLTLADLAPLRLAARADQPGELLVDYHTVSGASHAPTDPVQQRLPKADNGRLQVKESTKITRRHYLSDAVFTAYLEGDAETLATAARALQRPRFPPFLGRRSCPPSKPLLIGLQHQTCLDDALRATPWQASDRTIARHHARGQSSISLDTVIEDPAGTDVLPDQPLPPTTPFRRRYTERPIRHGHITLPLSTHKAAHDPFDLLG
- the cas6e gene encoding type I-E CRISPR-associated protein Cas6/Cse3/CasE, which encodes MYLTRAYINPRRQGAIKLIGNPRALHALIMGCFPDQPPTPPGQTPPRILWRLDSDDTRRPTLWTVSPTRPDFTQLIEDAGWPAAETPQWETKTYTPLLNHIQKGQRYAFRLTASPTHRTASPGPNQRGRRLPHTTTHNQLRWLTERAERNGFTIPLAGNSDDLGPDGAIPLQLQLQHRGKNTFDKLDHQDKRIRVALTTATYEGALHVTDPDALRALLTTGIGQGRAYGCGLLTLARLPEPTQRNGKAIR